Below is a window of Gimesia chilikensis DNA.
ATATCGTACGGACGCTGGTGCATCTGCTGGGGGGCAAAGTCACCGTGCACGATCGACTGGACCAGCCCGGGAGCGTATTTGCCATCGATTTGCCAGGGAAAGTGGAAGAATGAAGTTACTTGTTGTTGAAGACGAAAAAGCACTCGCCCAGGGTTTGAAGTTCAATTTCGAACAGGAAGGTTATTCGGTATTTACCGCAGAAGATGGTCCGACCGCGATCCGTCATTTCGAAGAATGCTATGAGTCTGATGGAGAGAGTATTGATCTGGTCGTACTGGACCTGATGCTGCCGGGAATGAGCGGTTATGAGATTGCCAAGGAGATCCGCCGGATCGACGAAGTCGTGCCGATCCTGGTTCTCAGTGCCCGCGAGCTGAGTGAAGACAAGGCCTACGCCTTCGATTGCGGGACCGATCAGTATATGACAAAGCCGTTCGCCCTGCCCGAACTGCTGAGCCGGGTTAAGAACCTGCTCAAGCGGAAAAGCCTGGTCCACAAAGCACCGGTTTCTACGCGGAAGATGCCGAAGGAGTACCAGTTTGGAAACGTGACTGTGGACTTCGAAGCATTTGAAATCGAAGTTGATGGTGAGCGAAAAAGTCTGACCAACCTGGAGTTGCGCCTGCTGCAGTATTTCATCGAGCACGAGGGCATGGTACTGACGCGGGCCCAGATTCTGGATGACGTCTGGGGTGAGCAATCTGCCTTTGTGACCACCCGCACGATCGATAATTTCGTGCTGCGGCTGAGAAAACTGGTCGAGAGTAATCCTGCCGAACCGGTGCACATTGTTTCCGTACGCGGGGCCGGATATCGCTTCATGCCGGAAGAAATGTCGGAGTGATCGAGTGGACAAGTGTGCGAATTCTTGAGGGTTTTCGGGCTGTAAGCCCTGAAATTGCAGACTTTTTTTCACTTTGACATAACTTTGACAATTATATGACCCTTCCCAGACACCTTGTGACGACCTCATTGTTAGAATTCCGCCCAAGTGAGAGATCAGCGGAAGTCTGGTTTCTGCAAATAAACCATCAAGACATCTAACGAAACGATGAGGATATCATGGCGAGTGTCATCTTAGAGCAACCTCCTGAGAATCAATCCACGGTTACAGCTCAGCCGAAGAAATCCAAGAAACGCGAAGAGCGCGAGCAGATTATTTCCAGGTTCCACAAAGAGAACCTGAAATGGAGTAATGTGGACTGGGTCATTCTGTTGTGGATGGCAGGCATTCACATCGGTGCTGTCGCCGCGTTTTTCTTCATCTCCTGGCAGGCCGTCGTGACCTGTCTGGTTCTGCACTGGGCCACCGCCAGTATCGGTATCTGCCTGGGCTACCACCGTTACCTCTCGCATAAATCCATGAAGCTGCGTGCTCCTGCTGAGTTTTTTGTGTTGCTCTGCGGCGTGCTGTCGGGTGAAGGTTCACCGCTGACCTGGGCTGCGACTCACCGTCTGCATCACCAGAAATCAGACAAGCAAGGCGACCCGCACTCTCCGTTTGAGGGAACCTTCTGGTCTCACCTGCTCTGGCTGTTCGTCTATCGCAGCAAGGAAGTCAACCAGAAGTTCTTCGAGCACTATGTGCCCGACATGAAAGATCGCAAGATGCTGCAGTTCTTCGAAAAGACCTACGGACTCTGGGTGGTTGGTTCCGGCTTCGTCCTGTTCGGCATTGGATACGCAATGGGCGGCATGTACATGGCCTGGTCAATGCTGCTCTGGGGCCTGTGTGCCCGGATGGCGTTCGTTTACAACTCAACCTGGTTTGTGAACTCCGCGACACACCTGTGGGGTTACCGCAACTATGAAACGACCGATCAGTCCAAGAACCTGTGGTGGGTCGCAATCGTCGCTTACGGCGAAGGCTGGCACAACAATCACCACGCTCATCCTTCCGTAGCACCCGCTGGTCACCGCAAATGGGAATTCGACATTACCTGGTGGTCCATCAAAGCACTGCGGGCCATTGGACAGGCATACGACGTTAACGATCGCATTCCTCAGAAGAATGCCGAACCGGAAATCGATCCAGAGCCCGGTAAGAACGGCATCGTAGTCGCGAAGTAAACGCGTTGATTGAATAAACAATGTGAAAGCCCTGACTGGTGAAAACCGGTCAGGGCTTTTTTTATGCATGAACGAGATTAAAGAGTTTGTCAGCTTTGTTTAATCTGTTTCAGATATCCCGGCCTTAATACGTTTTCACACCATTGGGCGGCTTTGAGCAGATCGTCAAATTTATCGGGATGTCCGGTGATCTGGATTCCCAGAGGGAGGCCGGTCTCACTGACAGCCACGGGAATGGTGATTGTCGGAAAGCCGGTCAGGCTCCAGGGGGCATTCATACCGGGATTCCCGGTCGTTGACGGGTTGGGGGCAACGCCATAGGTGGCGGGAGAGATCAGGATTTCGGAACGGGCGAAGCAGCGTCGCATGACCTGACTCAGCATATTCTGATAGTCCAGACTGGCCTGATAACGTTCGGGGGTGACTCTCCTGCCCCATTCGAGGACTTTGCTGATCGCAGGGCCGTAGTCATCCGGGTTCTGGTCGTAATCCCCGCTCATGTGCTGAAAGATTTCATAACCCATCAGTGCCATATGTTCTTCCAGAATCGCATCGAATTCGGCTGGCAGCGGACATTCTCGAATCGGTGCACCGGCGGCGTTCAATTCATCTGAAGCCATCGTGAGGGCCTGCTGCATCTCGGGCTCCGCACGGTCTGAGAAAAATCCGGAAAGCCAGCCGATCCGCGGCGGTTCGTTAACCGGCTCCATTAATAAAGGCAGATACGTCGCCTGATCGGTCATGCAATCCAGCATGATCACCAGATCAACCACCGTTTGTGCCATCGGTCCGACATGATCCAGATGGTCGGAGAGCAGGATGACGCCCTGTCGGTCAACCATACCGAAAGTGGGCTTCAACCCGGCAATACCGCAAAAAGCGGACGGACGAATAATGGAGCCTCCCGTCTGAGTACCGACTGCCGCCAGACACATGCCTGCAGCGACAGCGGCGGCAGAACCGCTTGAGGAGCCTCCTGGCGTGTGTTCCTGGTTCCAGGGATTGCGTGTGGGAGGTGGGTCAAAGCAGGCCAGCTGAGTCGTCTCCGTTTTTCCAGGAAAAATCGCTCCTTCCAGACGCAGGTTGGCGACGACCATCGCGTCCTGGGAGGCGGGTGTCTCGTCGCGCGATTCCAGCCCGGCCCGGGTGGGCATGCCTTTGACGTCGATGATGTCCTTGATGCCGACGGGGATGCCATGCAGCGGACCCCGCCAGATGCCACGTTGAATTTCCGCGTCCAGTTCATCGGCCTGTTGAAAAGCGGACTCGCGATCAAGATAAGCCCAGGCGTGGATGACATCTTCTTCCGCATCGATTTTGCGGAAGCATTGTTCCAGAAGTTCGCGGCACGAGAGCGTACCCGCCTTGAGGGCGTGTTGTGTGTCTGCGATGGTTTGAGGTGGTGTCTGGAACAGATTCATAATCGGTTTCTGATATATGGGTGCGGATTATCACAGGTTTTTTTGATTTTCGATGATTCCGCGTCGGAAATCAAATGGCAGTGGGTTGACGATTGGAAAATTAGCTCCATAATGCATGGTTCACGCGTTGATACGCTATCAATTCAGGGGCGGAATGCTGTCCCCGAGTATGGTGGGGTAGTCGTTGACCGGGTCAGATCTTAACCGAAGCAGCCCACAGCGGTTTATTCCAGGTGTACGAGGGGGCAGTATTTCGCCCCTGTTTTCATTTCCCGTGTCGATTCGCGATACAGATCTCAATCAGGGCTACTCTCTCACTGGATAAACAGCTCGGAGTCTCCTATTGTAGATGTTTGAGCAGTCAGACGATTGCCGTTTGCCAAACAATGCCTCTATTTGATTTCGATTCCTGAAGTTACGCATGTCCAAACAATCGCTACAGTACACCGTGCTGGCCCGTCGTTTTCGCCCGCAAAACTTCTCGGAAGTGGTGGGACAGGAAATGGTTGCCCGGGCGCTGCAGAACGCCATCCGGGGAGACCGGGTCGCACACGCCTACCTGTTTACCGGTGCCCGCGGAGTCGGTAAAACGTCGATGGCCCGAATTTTAGCCAAGGCGTTGAACTGTCCCAACACGCAGGATGGAATCCCCTGCGGCGAATGCGAAATCTGTCAGAACATATCGACAGGCAGCGATGTCGACGTACTGGAAATCGACGGTGCCTCGAACCGCGGGATCGATGATATCCGCTCTCTGCGGGCCAATGTGAATGTGCGTTCGATGCGATCCAAATACAAGATCTACATCATCGACGAAGTGCACATGCTGACCAAAGAGGCCTTCAACGCCCTGCTGAAAACACTGGAAGAGCCGCCTCCGAACGTTAAATTCATCTTCTGTACGACCGAGCCTAACAAGTTACCCGATACAATTCTGTCCCGTTGTCAACGGTTCGATTTCGGGTATATCGAAGAGACGAGTATCTGTGAGCGTCTCAGGCAGATCGCGGAAGCTGAAGGAGTCACAGTTGCCGATGATGCCATCCAGCTGGTTGCCCGGCGGGCCGGCGGCTCAATGCGGGACAGCCAGTCCATTTTTGACCAGCTGCTTTCGTTTGGTGAAGATAAACTGACGGCAGAAGGCGTGCATCGTATCCTGGGAACTGCCAGTGATGAGCGTTTGATTGAACTGCTGGATGCGTTGATGCAGCAAAAGCGGGATGTGGCGCTCTCACTGTTTGATGCAGCCCTGACATCCGGCGTGCAACTGAATGAACTGGTTGATCAGCTCCTGAATTACCTGCGCGATCTGTCGGTCGTGGCGAGTGGCGCCAATGATGTTACGCTGCTGGCCATCTCGGAAAATAACCGGGAGAGCCTGCAACGCCAAGCGGAAGTCTGGGGGATTCACACCTGCCTGGCCGCGTTTCAGGTATTGAATGAAGCGCGGAATAAAATGTTCCGCGCCAGCCATGGTCGTGCCCTGGTCGAACTGGCGTTGATCCGGATGTCCCTGCTGGAAGACCTCGACCAGTTGTGTGCGTTTGTGAAATCAGGCGGGGCAGTACCAGCGATGGCAGCCGCTCCCCGTCCCGCAGTCTCTGCAGCCCCGGTTTCAGCTCCTGCCCCCCCTCCCCGGGAAGCCCCTTCCCGTCCGGAACCGGCTCCTCAACCGACTGTCGATCAAAAAAAAATTGAAAAAAAAAATGAAAATCAATCGGTTGTAGCGTCAGATTCAATTGAAAGCCCACCTCCTGCCCGGGATTTGATTCCGCTCCGGGCTGGGATGGAAAGTTTGCTGTTGTCGCAACTTATTGAAAATACAGGGGATCTGTTGAAAGACTCCCTCAAGGGAGTGGCGTCAATAGCAATTTCTGGGCCGAAACAGCTGGATTTACAATTCTCTAAGAGCTATAATTTTGCCAAACAATACTGCGAACGACCTGAAATGATGGTCAAACTCGAAGCAGCGTTGGAGAAACTGACAGGAGAGCGGGCCAAGGTCCGCCTGATTGTTCAGGAGCCAGCAGAAGCGGAAGAGGCCGCAGACGAAAATAACTCACTGGCACAAAAAAAACGGGTGGAAAAACGAGATCTGGCACCTGCTGGAGATGAATTTCTGCAAGAGGCTCTGACTGTATTTAATGCTCAGAGCGTGCGAGTGGATGTCTTAAAAGTCAAAACGGAAGAGAAAAAAGAGGAATCATAGCCATGTTCAAAGGACTGGGAAATCTGGCCGGCATGATGAAGCAGTTTTCGGAAATGCAGGGACGGATGCAGGAAATGCAGGACAAACTGGCCAAGCTGAAGTTCGAAGGCGCCGCAGGTGGCGGCATGGTGACTGTAGAAGCCAACGGCCAGCAGAAAATTCTGGGTGTCACCATCGATCCGACACTGATGGAGAGCGGTGACAAGGAAATGCTGGAAGATCTGGTTACCGCAGCAACCAATACCGCTCTCGATAAAGCCCGCGAAGGCGCAGCGGAAGAAATGGCTCAAATCACAGGAGGGCTGAATATCCCCGGTCTCGATGAGGCATTGTCCAAATTCAATCCCAATTCGTAGGCTGAGGTTCCCCTCCCCCTGATTTCCAGCCAGGTACCGCTGGGTTTCGTTCGTCGATTTCTCATTATAAAGAGTTCACTTTTATGTCGTTTCGTGGAAGAGAGAATCAGTCTCATCCTTACGGTTCCAGCGTGGGGCAATTGATTGACCAGTTTGCAACGCTGCCCGGAATCGGTCGCAAGTCGGCGGAACGTCTGGCGCATTATGTCCTCTCGATTCCCGAAGCCGAAGCGCGTCAACTGGCGGATGCCATCATTGCCGTAAAACAGGCGATTCATCCCTGCAAGATCTGCTTTAACCTGACCGAACAGGAAGTCTGCAGCATCTGTGCTGATCCACGACGGGATAAAAAACTGGTCTGTGTTGTCGAACAGCCCCGGGATGTGGTTTCTCTGGAAGCCACCAGTTCATTCCAGGGCGTGTATCATGTGCTACAGGGACGAATTTCTCCTCTGGAAGGAGTCGGCCCCGATGATCTGACGATCAATGCCCTGGTGCGCCGGGTGAAGCAGGATGGCGTACAGGAAATTATTATGGCTACCAACCCAACCCTGGAAGGGGACGGGACTGCTCTCTACATTTCAAATCTGCTCGAACACGAAAATGTAGAGATTACCAGGCTGGCACGCGGAATTGCTTCCGGCAGCGTCCTGGAATTTGCGAATAAAGAGATGTTGGCGGATGCCTTGCAGGGACGACAAAGGTTCTAGGTTTTCATTTTCATTTGTTTTCTTTTAACAACCATGATGAGTTTGAATTCGGATAATATATGCATCTGAATATTTCACAACAAATGAAACTGGGCCAGCAGATGAAGCTGGCTCCCCGGATGATCCAGTCTATGGAGATTCTGCAGCTCCCGTTACAGGCGCTGGAGGAACGCATTGACCAGGAGCTGGCAGAGAATGTCTGCCTGGAGCGGGTCAGTGATACAGAGGGGACGACGGACACCGAAACAGAACTGATGCGGAGTCAGGCTGACGATGATGCCAACAGTTACAAGCTCGACGAAAAAGAGATGGTCGCCGGCAACGAAACCAACAACGAGTCCGATTTCGAACGACTGCTCGAGATGGCAGAACAGTGGCCGGAAGATAATGTGACTTCCGCGACCAAGCCTTCGTCGAACCGGATCAGCGAAGACATCGAACGCAACAACGATGCGGTCGCCAATATTTCAGAACGTCAGCAGACCATCAATGAATACCTGCTGGAACAGTTTCATTACTTCTCCTGCTCTCACGAGATCAAGGAATTCGGCGAATATCTGATTCAGAACCTCGACCATAATGGTCGGCTGCAGAGTTCCCTGCCCGAGATCGTGCAGGTCTATGGAAAACCAATTTCGCAGGAAGAAGCCGAAACCGCCCTGCACCTCATTCAGAAATGTGATCCTCCCGGCGTGGGGGCGCGGGATTTGAAAGAGTGTCTGCTCCTGCAACTCAAACCGGACGCGCCCTATCGCGACGTGCTGGTCACCCTGATCACGTCACACCTGGAAGATCTGGGGCAGAATCGATTGCCCGTCATCCAGCGAAAGACCGGCTATTCGATCGATACCATCAAAAATGCGATGTCCTATCTGCGTTACCTGGATCCATTTCCTGGACGTGGATTTGAGTCGGAACCGGTCTTGAAAGTGACGCCGGATGTCTTTGTCAAAAAAGACGAAAACGGCAAGTATGTGGTCGAACTTGAGAATGAGTACACACCACCACTGCGGATCAGCCGGCATTACGCGCAACTGCTCCGCAATAAAAATGACGATCAGACCAAAGACTACATTAAGAAGAAGATCGACGCTGCCAAATGGTTGATTGAAGCCATCGAGCAACGGCACAGCACTTTGAAACGCGTAGCGCAGGCGATTGTCGACTTCCAGACCGACTTCCTCGATAACGGTCCGGAATACATCGTCCCCCTCAAAATGCAGCAGATCGCAGATGTGGTTGGCGTGCACGTTACGACGGTCTCGCGTGCCGTCGATGATAAATGGATCCAGACCCCGCGTGGCCTGTATCCTCTCAAGCGTTTCTTTGGCGGCGGTACCAAGACCTCTGACGGGGAAGACGTGGCCTGGGGCATTATCCGTCTCAAGATGAAAGAGATCATCGATGGGGAAGATAAAAGCAAACCGCTCAGTGATGACGCACTGGTCGATGCCCTGGCGAAGGAAGGTTACAACCTCGCCCGACGAACCGTAACCAAATATCGCAAAGCGATGAATATCCCCTCATCCCGACAACGGCGTGAGTATTAAGCGGTCGCCACTTCAGAGTTGATGCTGCCAGCCACTTCGTTCCAGTGAAACGCGGGAACCATCGGGCTGTTCCAGGAACGCCCCCTGCCCTGAGTTGATTTCACCCAGGTGCGTTAGTGGGATTGAGAGTGGGTTCTGCTCAAGCAGTTTTTGTCCCTCTTCAGGTGAGACGGTGAAGAGCAATTCGAAGTCTTCGCCGTCGGAAAGTGCCTTCTGCAGACGCTCTGCTTCAGTCAGTTCTGCAGAAAGGCAGGCGTTGATGGGAATCTGCTCTGAGCGGATCACGGCGCCCACGCCTGATTCAGTCGTAATATGCTGCAGATCGGAAGCCAGTCCATCGCTGACGTCGATCATCGCGTGCAGGTCGACAGTTTGACTAAGGAGAATTGCTTCCCTGATGCGTGGCGTGAAGGTCAGGTGATGTGACGCCAGGCTGCCTCCCAGAGCGCCGGTAACGAAGATCCAGTCCCCGTCACGGGCATTGGAACGTGTAATTGACTGCAGGCTCGGAGCCATTCCCATGACCGCGACATTAATCACCAGTGGACCGTCCCAGCTGTTCGTGTCGCCGCCGATGACCTCAACGTGAAATTCTCTGGCGAGGTCAATCAGGCCCTGCATGACAGACTTGGCAAATTCGGCACCCCGTGAACGGGGTAACGCCAGACTCACCAGGGCGGAATGCGGTTCTCCCGCCATCGCGGCGATGTCACTGAGATTCACTGCCAGCGCCTTGCGGCCAGCGAGTTCAGGAGTCGCAGGAGGAAACGTGAAATGCGTTCCTTCCATCAACATGTCGGTTGCCAGCAACAGCTCCCTGCCCGCCTGCGGTTGCACAATGGCTGTATCATCGCCGATGCTCTGCAGGTCATGCGGAGGAGCCGGGCAACGGGTCTGGATCCATTCGATCAGTTCAAATTCGTGGAAAGCGGCAGTCATAGGTGATTCTAAAAGCGGGGCTGGTTGGACTGTAATTCGAGTCTATGTGAGTTCGACAACGATGCTCATCATATCAGACAAGAGCCCCGCCTGGCGAGGCGGTGAGGTGCAGATTCTGTTTACAGCCTGTTGATTGAAGTCAGCGACTGTAAAAGAAAGAACCCGGCACGCTTATACAAAAAGCGTGTCGGGCTGATGGATCCAGTTGATGAACTGAATGATGGATCTGTTAACTGAGCTTACGGGTTTCCGGCCAGATTCAGTGGCAGGTGTCCGTACAGCGTTTCGTTCTGTCGCAGGATGTAGAACTTCAGCGGATTGAAGCTGGAAAGTTTGGAATTGCTCAGAACGTAGGACACGTTGCTGAGGTTCACGGTTTCCCAAATGTGCAGTCCGACGAGGATATCACCCCGACGCATGCCGTTCATGGCGGCAGGGCTGTGAGGACGTACGTCTTCGATCAGCATGCCTCCCTCATAGCGAGGACTCAGCAGGTGCTTTTGAGCGTCAGGAACCTTAGCCAGTTTGATACCCAGGATTTCCCAGGTCTTCTCGGCAGTCGGGTCCATGGCGATTTCGTTGTTCTGAGCACGTACAACCGGAGCACTGACGGGAGTCGTCCGGGCAACTGTACCGGCATCAGCCAGTGTGATCTGCACCGTCTGGGTTTTATCCTGACGACGAATCAGCAGATCAATTGTATCGCCCGCCTTATGTCCCATGAAAGCACGCTCGAGGTCAGCCCGGTCGACGATGTTGACCGAACCGGCTTTCATAATGATGTCGTCTTTCAGAAGTCCTGATTTTTCAGCGGGGCTGTCTTTTGCCGGTACTTTGAGAACCAGCATCTGCTTGTCACCCTGCTTGATGTCTTTCGCCTGGATTCCGTGGTAGGTGTGATCGATCAGCTCGCTGCTGATCAGGTCGGCGATGATCTGACGGGCATCGTCGATGGGAATCGCAAACCCGATACGCTGAGCACCAGCACGAATGGCGACGTTAATGCCGACGACTTCTCCGTCCAGGTTGAGCAGTGGCCCGCCGCTGTTTCCCGGATTGATGCTGGCATCGGTCTGGATCAGGTTCTTGTAAGACTGTTTTTCGTTGACTTCCACGTCCCGTGAGAGGGAGCTGATAATACCGGAAGTCACGGTATGTTCGTAACCGAAAGCATTACCGACAGCAATCACGGTTTCACCCAGCATCAGGTCCGAGGACGTACCAGGAGGCATGACGGTCAGTTTTTTGTTCGGGTTGATTTTGATAATTGCCAGGTCTTCGCTCTGGTTGGAAGAGACGATCCGGGCGTTGTAGGTGCTGCCGTCAATCATGGTCACACGCAGCGCGTCGACGCCGTCGATGACATGATGATTGGTGACAATGTATCCACGGGGATCGACAACAATGCCGGTACCCATGCCGTTTACTTTGCGGCTCTTGCCGGAACCAAACAGTGAGTCGTCGGTACGTGCGGTCTTTTCGCTGTGGATGTTGACCACAGATGTCTTCGCACGCTCAATAGCGCGGACAAGAGGCGTTTTCCGTACATCGGAGGCTATACTCTGCTCACATAGGGCACCCGCTCCTGTTGCAAGAATCAGAGTGCACAGTGTGAGTCTATAAAAGCACTTAATCATTCGGTGGCTCAGTTCATCGAGGTGGCGGTGCGATTACTCGCGTGTCCTAGTTCCATCTACCGACCGGAGGCGATCCATCAATGCTCCGTAGAACTGGGTATCGGAATGAATTCTTTGGTGTCTTAATTATGAACAGACTCTCTGGAATAGTTTACCTAGTTGACAGTGCGTAACTTTAGGTAAGGCATGCGGATTGTCGCGTTGTCGCTTTTCGGTTTTTACCGGGTAATTCTGGAAAAAACTCATGCCAAGCCGTGCGGGAGCCTGCGCAAACTGTGTTCAACCACCAGAATGGGTGTGTGACCGGTGTTCAGGTTGCTTAATCCTGTTGATCTTGAGTGAGATCCTGCATTTTTCTGTATTTTGACAGCTTCTCCTGCATTTCAGATTTACCTTCTGGAGCAGCTTTCTGGATGGCGGATTCCAGTGTTTTTATGGCCAGTTCGAGCTGGTCATTCGCCTGATAAGCAGTCGCTAATGTGTCGAGCAGATTAGCATCCTGTGACTCGGTCAGTTCACAGGCCTGTTTCGCATGCAGCACCGCTGCTTTGGGGTTTCGGAATTCCGGGGCCTGGCAGGTTGCGTAAAGCCAGGCCAGATCATTGTGTACGATCGGTGAGAGTGGATTGAGTTCAATCGCCCGCTGATAATCTTTTATCGCGGCTGCATATTGCTGTTTCTCTTCCCAGACGCCGGCTCGATTACCAAATACTTGCGATACGAAGTTGTTGAGCTTGATTGCTTCATCGAAGTCTTGCAGCGCCAGATCGGGTTGCCCCTGCTCCAGATACGCGATGCCGCGGGCATTGAGTGAGTCCACTGCTTTGGGATTCCGTTTCAGAGCTCGATTGAAATCAGCGATCGCGAATTTTGGCTGATGGTCTTCCAGGTAAAGCATGCCCCGTAGTTGATAGGCGTGTGCGCTGTGCGGGGCCAGTTTGATCGCGTGATTCAGATCGTCCAGAGCCACCCGACTCTGCTGTTGTAAACGTCGAATTCCTGCCCGGTTAATATACAGATGAGCGTTGTCTGGTTTCAGTTTGATTGCTGCACCAATATCAGCTATCGCCGCCTCGTATTGTTTCAGCTCCTGGTGGGCAATCGCTCGGAGCTGGTACCGCTCCACGGTTGGCTTCTCTTGAATTGCCTTGTCCAGATATGAAATAAGATCGCCCGGGATTCTGACATCAGTCTCCCGTACCCAGCCGCCCAAGAGAGGCACCCAGAGCCAATCCTGGTTCTTTTCTGTGATGAGCACCACTTCTCCGGGGTTGAGTTTCTGTTTGATGCCGTCTGCGGTTTTCAGATCGGCTTCCCTGGATGTCACAATCCGAGTGTGCGGAGCCAGTTTCTGATTTTCCGCACTGGCAGCAGGCAGGCAGCATAAAAGCAGGTATCCCAGCAGGAGGCCTGATTGGGGGCTAAGCTTTAAAGAGGTGGACATATGGTGTCTCATGGAGTTGTCTGGTCGTAAGTTCTTTGTGATTGTTAGTTTTTCGTTATAATTGATATTTTCTGTAGAATTCCCATGTTAACATGGTATGCTAGATGCGCGTACAACCGTTTTCAAATTTCAGGGAAATCCAACCCGCTGCGATCTGATTTTACGGGTACGTTGTCTTCCGGAACTATGATGTTAAAACAATGAGCAAAAGGGGAGGAATCGTGAAATCGATACTCAAAATCGCGAGTGTGGCTGCAGCCATCATGATGATGACTACTGCAGTTCAGGCAGGTAAGTGTCGATCGCAGTTGTGTTGTGTGAGCTCTGCACCTTGTGTGAGCGGATGTGATCCCTGTGCGACGATCACCTGCAAACCCGCCTGCAAGACTGTCGAACAGACGGTGATGGTGCCCGAGATGGTAACAGAAACCCGCAAGGTTCACTGCACCGCCTATCGGACAGAGACTCGTCAGCGGGATGTCACCGTCTACGACAATGTACCTGAAGTGAAAGAAATCACTCAGGCTTACACGGCGTATGTTCCGGAAGTCCGAACACGGACTGAGAAGTATGTCGTCTGTAAACCGATCTGGAAGACCTCTCAGAAATCCTACACCGTCAACGTGCCCTACTACGAAACCCGTACTGCGACTCGCATGGTCGAACAACGGTTCTGGCGGGATGAGCAGCAGGAATACACGGTCAACGTTCCCTACACCGAACAGCGAACCGCGACTCGGATGGTTCAGAAAGTCGTCACTAAAGACGTCCAGCAGACTTACACGGTCAATGTGCCTTACACCGAAAAACGGACCGGCATGCGGACTGTCATGAAATGCGTGCCCGTTAAACGCTATCGAACCGTCTGTGAAGATCAGGGACACTGGGAAGATCGTCCCATCGAGACCGCCTGCCCTGCCCCCGCCTGTGGTGATTGTGGGACCTGTGGCGACTGTTGTCAGCCCGCCTGTACTCCCGTCTGCACACAGCGGGTCTGGGTGCCGAAGATTGTACAGAAGAAGGTCGAATACACGTCCTACCAGCAGCAGTGCGAACAGGTACCATTCACTTATGAAGTTCAATGCTGTAAACCAGAGCAACGGACTTGCACTGTGCAGGTTTGTGAGACCGTCTGTGTTCCCGAGAAGTACACCTACAACGTTCAGCTCTGCCGTCCTGAAACCCGGACACGCACCGTCAAAGTCTGTGACGTGAAATGTGTGCCTCAGCAGTATAACTACCAGGTGCAACTCTGCCGTCAGGAAACTCGGACCTGCGATGTTAAAGTCTGCTCCTTCGTCAAAGAGGAAAAGACTCG
It encodes the following:
- the rpoN gene encoding RNA polymerase factor sigma-54, which translates into the protein MHLNISQQMKLGQQMKLAPRMIQSMEILQLPLQALEERIDQELAENVCLERVSDTEGTTDTETELMRSQADDDANSYKLDEKEMVAGNETNNESDFERLLEMAEQWPEDNVTSATKPSSNRISEDIERNNDAVANISERQQTINEYLLEQFHYFSCSHEIKEFGEYLIQNLDHNGRLQSSLPEIVQVYGKPISQEEAETALHLIQKCDPPGVGARDLKECLLLQLKPDAPYRDVLVTLITSHLEDLGQNRLPVIQRKTGYSIDTIKNAMSYLRYLDPFPGRGFESEPVLKVTPDVFVKKDENGKYVVELENEYTPPLRISRHYAQLLRNKNDDQTKDYIKKKIDAAKWLIEAIEQRHSTLKRVAQAIVDFQTDFLDNGPEYIVPLKMQQIADVVGVHVTTVSRAVDDKWIQTPRGLYPLKRFFGGGTKTSDGEDVAWGIIRLKMKEIIDGEDKSKPLSDDALVDALAKEGYNLARRTVTKYRKAMNIPSSRQRREY
- a CDS encoding thiamine-phosphate kinase — encoded protein: MTAAFHEFELIEWIQTRCPAPPHDLQSIGDDTAIVQPQAGRELLLATDMLMEGTHFTFPPATPELAGRKALAVNLSDIAAMAGEPHSALVSLALPRSRGAEFAKSVMQGLIDLAREFHVEVIGGDTNSWDGPLVINVAVMGMAPSLQSITRSNARDGDWIFVTGALGGSLASHHLTFTPRIREAILLSQTVDLHAMIDVSDGLASDLQHITTESGVGAVIRSEQIPINACLSAELTEAERLQKALSDGEDFELLFTVSPEEGQKLLEQNPLSIPLTHLGEINSGQGAFLEQPDGSRVSLERSGWQHQL
- a CDS encoding trypsin-like peptidase domain-containing protein, encoding MVNIHSEKTARTDDSLFGSGKSRKVNGMGTGIVVDPRGYIVTNHHVIDGVDALRVTMIDGSTYNARIVSSNQSEDLAIIKINPNKKLTVMPPGTSSDLMLGETVIAVGNAFGYEHTVTSGIISSLSRDVEVNEKQSYKNLIQTDASINPGNSGGPLLNLDGEVVGINVAIRAGAQRIGFAIPIDDARQIIADLISSELIDHTYHGIQAKDIKQGDKQMLVLKVPAKDSPAEKSGLLKDDIIMKAGSVNIVDRADLERAFMGHKAGDTIDLLIRRQDKTQTVQITLADAGTVARTTPVSAPVVRAQNNEIAMDPTAEKTWEILGIKLAKVPDAQKHLLSPRYEGGMLIEDVRPHSPAAMNGMRRGDILVGLHIWETVNLSNVSYVLSNSKLSSFNPLKFYILRQNETLYGHLPLNLAGNP
- a CDS encoding tetratricopeptide repeat protein, which translates into the protein MSTSLKLSPQSGLLLGYLLLCCLPAASAENQKLAPHTRIVTSREADLKTADGIKQKLNPGEVVLITEKNQDWLWVPLLGGWVRETDVRIPGDLISYLDKAIQEKPTVERYQLRAIAHQELKQYEAAIADIGAAIKLKPDNAHLYINRAGIRRLQQQSRVALDDLNHAIKLAPHSAHAYQLRGMLYLEDHQPKFAIADFNRALKRNPKAVDSLNARGIAYLEQGQPDLALQDFDEAIKLNNFVSQVFGNRAGVWEEKQQYAAAIKDYQRAIELNPLSPIVHNDLAWLYATCQAPEFRNPKAAVLHAKQACELTESQDANLLDTLATAYQANDQLELAIKTLESAIQKAAPEGKSEMQEKLSKYRKMQDLTQDQQD